The segment TCTAAATGTATGAACAGCTGAGAAATGTGATAATTATATGTTAAACAGCAGTGTGACGTTGACGGACAACATCCAAACAAAACTATTCATCAAAAAAGTAACGCAATCCCTTCCTATTTCAAGAATGCACTATTTACATCTCAACTTGCAGAAAGCAACAATACAACTCAGATTTGACCATTTTAAATCTTGCTGCAGTTAAtggtttttgatttttttcatgttttttcttcCTCAATTTGCCAAACGCAGTTTGCAATAAGTATAACCTTTTTGATGTTGATGCACCACAGGATGGGGGCATTGTTTGCAGGTGGGCAAGATGTAAACTTTCATAAATTATGAGTTTCTTTATGATTTTGTTCTGTTTCATGCTGGCTGTTTCTGTACAGTAAACTGGGAGAACACTGTTCATTTGAATGTTGGCTCTCTTCTGTAAAGCTTTTAACTGGGATGTACATTTTAATGAATGGGAAAAGAGGAGCTTACTTTGTAAAACTAATTATTTTTGTGCATCTTTCATGGATCTCGAGGCAGACTTTTTACTTAACCGATGTtgatagatttttatttatgGTGTCAAGGTACAAAAATGTTGTACAGAGGTGCAGCTTTGCACAGTCTTGTCTGCTTATGTTTAGtaaattatctttttaaatGTTGGGGAGGAATAAATGCATTATGGAATTCTGAACAtattaaatgttattaaaatgtatttatattttatgctttttattACCCTTTAATTGCAGGAAatgttcaacaaaaaaaaaaaaaaaaatgtgctctCCTCTGCCTGGCATCAAGGAACCGAAGCCTTATGTTCCAGTTTAAACTGGTTCATCTCAAGTTAAAACATCTGTACATCACTGTAACAACTGGTCAGGGCATGTAACACGTGGAGGCAAATGTCTTCACCCAGGGTATAACCTTAATTAATTGACGGTGGTTTGTCTTAAGACCAGATGTTTTTCTCAATAGCTGAAGGAGGCAAAACCAGTGCTCAAAGTGAATAATGCACTTACTGTATATTCATCAGACTACTTCTTGTTTTTCTGCCCCCTACTGGCAAAAAATAATTGACCGTAGCATCAATTTAAGTTTAATTTAAGAATCCTTGAGCAGTGAGTCATATCAAAATTAACGTGAGCACTTTTTCAAGATTTGCAAAGGATGTCATGCAAACTTGATTCCGTTTGTTTTACACGTTAAAGGGAGTACATCATGTATCGCCTTTTCGTTCTAGTCTTTTATCAAGAGAAGCTGTCAGTGACGTGCATCTGTGCTTGAACTGTTCAGGGAAAGAAAGACATCTGCAAAAGGTCCTGGGTTTGGGGGACATTTTGAAGACCATCCTGGATAAAAAGTCCTGCAGATGGAGCTCAGTAACCATCCTGTAGTTACCAGTATGTTGCCCCCCTCCCTGCATGGCCGAAACTCCCTGAACAGCATTCTTACCAGTGTACATGTACAGGTAAGTTCAGCAGCGATATGGTTAAAGTCTAATGATACAAGACTAAAAAAACTAGTCGATGGCCAACTGAAACTCTGTGATTGACTGcttacatgctttttttttttttttttttttttacgtttttcaataaaaaaacagaacctgatctaaaaaaaactgaaggcCGCTGACCCCATGTGCTCCGGAAAAAAGGTAGGCCTATAGCATTGTCCAGTAAGATAATCGGCATACAGCAGCTCTCTCTAACAAAGATATGCGACAGACAAATTTTGCAGAAGGCACGGTCAATCTTGTAAAACTCTGACCATTCACTCTTGGAGGAATTCATTCCAATTCCCTCTGGGCGGAGATTTTGGATCCCTAGAGCAAAAACAACCCGGTAAAAAATTTCTTTTGTTCCTCGTGCAAGTAAAGCTGTAAACTTGCCCACCTCTTGAATGTTTTTATTAGTGTCACTTAGGCCTTCTCAGTGACAATGAAATCACTTTTCCAGACAATCTCAAGGGATTTCATTTGACACTGTCCACTTTTTAAGTGTTGAAATTGTTCTCAATCAATCTGTTGGTTGTGTGCTGCGAGGATGTTTTGAGGTTTTGTgccttgttttgttgttttttgtaccaAACCGTGAAGACAAAAGACACCAAGGCTCAAGCTATAGGATCTTTAATACAAACATGAATCAGAAGCATTTAGTCAGTGCTTCATCAAGCTCATATCAGTCTTTCAAATGTCTCTCCTCATGCAAAACTAACTTCTTAGAGGTTCCCCATGGACATTGCTGTAACTGAGCGAGGAGGTCTGAATACGGCACAAAATAAAGGCTTGGTCATGTCTTATTGTTACACTtcggtaataaaataaaagttagtTTTTCCTCATCTGTCCCATGTCAATGCAGGAGACATCTACATAGATGCTGGGCAGCTGtcaacttttatttcataaataatCCTACAGGAGCCCTGAGGGTCCTGTCCAGCTGTGGGCCCACACAGAGAGGTCACAGTCTTTTCATGCCAATGACATCAGCTCCGAGACAAAGTCCCTGCATCGAGCTGCTTGCAGCCTGAGAGAGCAGCAAACATTCACAGATGTCGAACACATCTTCAGTCTGTTTTAAGTCTGGCTCTCTGTGTTGTACGCAGTGAATTTGACGGTGGCAGGCAGCTGAGTAATAATGTTTGTGTTGCACATCAGCTGGGTGAACACGTGGCTGTCCCTCATGAGATCAGGATAAAACGAATCCCTTTGTGTTGAAGGAGATGAACCTCTGCTAGTGCTGCTACCTTGCCTGGATAGACTTAGTAACCGCCGAAACAGAGACCTCCTGAGGAGGATGTAGATCCAGGGGTCGAGGATGGGGTTGACAGAAGCTATTCGGATGGCAGCCAGGTCAGCTTTGGGGTCATTTTTCAGCATGAAACAGTTGGCAAACACACGGACCTTaaagagaaaaacaagttaCCATAGCTCAGATATTCATACTGTAAATAAGAGTTAATAAATCCTGTAATGTCTGCAAATATATACTGGAATAGGttcttttttcatatttgtcagGTTTCCCAGCTCAAATCAAGGTTATCATTCCTTAATTTCTTATAAAACAATTAGAACTAAATGGACCCTATGATGAAATGTAGACCACATCACTGGTTCCCAACCTGTTTGGCTTATGTGCTCTTAAGACAAAGCAATTTCTACATGTGACCCTTTGTATAGGTTTAATATGTCTATGAATTGTGGGCAGTTGAAATATTTGGATTTTCCTTTCTCaaattgtttaattttactACTTTTTGGAGGTCTGAAATTGGAAAACTAGTATTTAACAGGGAAATGATTTTTTAgttactttacttgagtttttCTATGTAATGCTACTATGTCACTTCATTTATCTGGCAGatgtagttactagttactctgcagattaagattttacctACAAAACATGTAATCATTTTACACAAAAATACCTGGGTTGCATCCTAGAAAACAACTTGGATGGCAGGAATATGGGCAATAAGGTTTTGAGTAAAGTCACGGGGCTCACAAGTTTTTAGCCAGAAATTCTAAATTTTTAGAACGGTCAACAATGATTATCTTAGCTAATGCCTTAATTTTAAATCACTTTGAATTTGCATGAACCTCCTAGTTGGAAGGCCTAACAAATAGACTCAAAGGGAGGCTGCAAACAGCACAGAATAAATTAATAAGAGTAATTCTAAATTTGGGCCATAGGTCTCACATAGGTAGTTCACAATTTGTTGAGCTCAACTGGCTCCCTGTGGAGTCTCGTGTTACTATGTTAAGACTGACCATGATTCAGAAAATATTGTTTGGTAGTTTCCCAATTTTTTTGTCGTGTCTTATAACTAAGgtaaaggacacacacaatattaataCTCGTGGCAGCATATCTGACCTGTGTCCTTATAAATTTAAGACAGTGTTAGAGAAAGGAACATTTGCCTATATGGGGGCAGTTCAGTGGAACAAGTTAGATCGTCATATTAAAGTCATTTCCAGTCTGAactcttttttaaaaaaaagagtatcAAGGTCTGGTTACTAGAGAGGGTTGCGGAATAGATTAAAGGGCaagttactatttttatttatttaaaggtccaatatgtaatatttgtactgtaataaatccaaaaatgacaccagtgcctcatcagatatttaggaaacatgttaaagtgaaatactatcttttctgacaacaatgctaatgtcagtattttttctttttgaaatttacattccgtgacggaatttatgtttatgttttgatctgtgtgttgttatcaacggcgcagtttgacaggcaggccgggttgccagatatacctgtaaaaacgtaataacccagcgcgctacagctgtaacggtagtacagccatgaaagcagcaaacaaactaacaggatcaacggagatagattctacatgacataaaaaaagaaaacagcatgtttctaacagttgcgtgaccagagacgtaacaaccccctggtaaatattggagatgtatttgaaagatggagacagcttagagcccaaaaggacgcagagttggcttattttctcctgaacaggtaagcattagcttcaggctaatttatcacagctactagggatgggcattttttgtcatttcaacatttgtgtactcacattgaattatatagctagagtacccgagttggttactcgcaaaaacaattgagacatagccagtaaagtcatcccgactggtcctggctaatgccgccatgctaaccctgctaactgctagctaacgttaccgggaggaccaggcaagcagcccatggctgtttacaaagtgtagttcagcggctgcaGCCGACAACggttttaagccacgagaggggggctgtaaatcagaaagagaggactgtgagtttgcagtgtgtttagtgattgttgccgtaattctaagccaatgaagtgtgttccgtcggcaaggtagtggtatttttagcgttttgtattgtaattctaagccgaggaagtgtgcctgactggcgtgtggagaaggacagtgaggttgttgtgtttttagcggttcatactgtaattttaagccgaaaaagtgtgtctgttggttacagagctccgcgtgagcacgggcttttatgactgtcaatatagccagcatctaccgttagctactcggctgtgctgtggagtaatgtctggctatgtgagaaaagcgtctagcaacattgttgtgaatgctgcggtctcagcctggcaacccccgtgaactttgagtctgagcaggagggggcgggggagacaactctccagtattttcaattggtagtgcagtaactattttaaccgctagctgccagtattacatacaatattacatattgcacctttaagaaaaatgtttttatgttatgtcattgattatcttgtcttgtcctgatgtgtgttgaggaccacaatggaaataagtcttggactttattgtgtttttatgctcgattgtatttgatgtccttTTATCATGTGTGAGGCACTCtcatacaattaaataaatcaaatcaaatcaaacaatATGATGCATCAGATTAATATCCAGGATACAATGGTGacctttaaacattaaaatgctgattACACAAcaatgcatcagtaataatacTCCAACAGTCAACCTTTTATATTTTagtataggctacatttttacTGTAAGTCCACATGTTTTAAGAGTTTTACTTGTCTAGTAGTTTTagtagttacagttacagttttaCAAAGCAAAGGATCTGAATTCTCCTTCCATCACTAATTCATGTATCATAATGTCAAGACACCTAAGACAACAGTTAAACCAGCCTTTAACATTAGTTACATTTTCTAGATGGAACAAATTGAAGCTTGTCCTCAAGTTGTGCTGCTCCATGCATAGGAGATTGTATGCAACATCAAGAATCCTACAgtggccgagacggttcaacacaaacacaaaagagtGTGagcgtttcagaaagagaggtaactttaTAGATATAACAGTTGTGTTGTAGATTTTGTGTTTgcgttgtagcttttgcgtttgcgttgtggcttttgcatttgcgttgtggcttttgcgtttgtgttgtggcatttgtgtttgtgttgtagcttttgtatttgtgttgtggcttttgtatttgtgttgtagcttttgtatttgtgttgtggcttttgtatttatgttgtggcttttgtatttgtgttgtagcttttgtgtttgtgttgtagatTTTGTGTTTGCGTTGTAGCTGTTGTGTTTgcgttgtagcttttgcgtttgtgttgtcgcTTTTGCGTttttgttgtggcttttgcgtttttgttgtggcttttgcgtttgtgttgtcgcTTTTGTGTTTgcgttgtagcttttgcgtttgcgttgtggcttttgcgtttgtgttgtggcttttgtatttgtgttgaaccaTCTCGACCACCGTAAGAACCAATTACTGGCTAATTACAATCCCACACTGACTCACCACCAACGGGGCTGAACAGGCCAGAACCACCGCGGAGGTCGTCACCAACACCGCGATCATCTGCGTCTCTGCAGCCGAGGACAGAGCCCTCCACCTGTCTCGGACGCTGGATCTGGTGACGGTCCGCCGCACGGTCCTCTGGCGCATCAGCAGCAGAGCTCCGCACACCGCCAGGTTCAGCACGATGGTGCCCAGGATGAGCAGCAGGCTGACGGCACCGTACAGGACGGAGTAAGCGGCGGCCAAAGGCTTGTTGTTGTGTTGGGTCCACCAGTCGATGAAGCACCAGGTGCCGGACTTTTGCAGCTTGCTCACCGACATGCCCATCATCGGGAGGCAGCAGAAGAAGATGTGACtgatgtaaataaagaaaaggaACTTTTGCGCAAAGCGTCGGTCCACTCCCCACCGCTGGTAGGTGTACGGGCAGCATATAGCCAGGTACCGCTCTGCTGCCATGGCGCATATGATGCTCAGTCCTGTTAAACCGaagaacagcaacaaaaaagagTGAAACTCGCAGACATGGTGGTCCTTCAGCACATTGGGGTCCAGGTAGTTGGCTATGGTGAGCGGACTGGCCAGGCAGGTGCCCAGCAGGTCCGTCACCGCCAGACCGCACACCAGCGTGTAGAAAGCTGAAGATTTCCTCTCCTGTATTGACACTGAAAGGACGATTATTGCAATCAAATTCCCAATGGCGCCTCCAGCAAACATAAAAATGGGTAAAGCGATTGCTGTCTCGACGCTGGTCGTTTGTGAATTCTGAACCAGTGTGTCGTTCATGGAAACAGATCCGTGCGTCAAGTTCGGGCTCTCCATTGCCAAATACACCCATAGGCCGGTGTGTGTTAGCGATATTCCCTTTGGTCTGTTGTGGATTTGAgagtgcatttcctttttaacgCCCTGGAACAGAAGATAAGGATTCAGCAGGGGTAGTTTCTCTGGTAGTTTCATCCCCTCTGCTTTCCAGTAATCCAGATGCAATTCACCAGATGTCGTACTGAGACAGTCAGGAGCCTGACGGGGTGGATGGATGTGATGGGATGGGATGCTCTGAGCGATAGACAAACAGGAACAGaggttatgtttgttttttcttcaatcgCTGCAGATGAGGCATGATTTGCAGATGTTGGCGTCATCACAGCCCTGCGTAATATTTGTGGCAGCCTGTCAGGAAGTTAACTTGACTGGCTGGTGAGTAAATATAAAAGCGATGATGTACAGAGACAGAAGAGGCTTCAGCAGACTTTTCTCACGCAGTTAGACATGAGTCATattcagtgttgggcaagtttcttccaaaatgtaatacattaggTCTAtatatagattactagttactgtcatttgagagtaattagttatattacaatattaccgtctctgaattgtaatgctttacactaatTTTGctttacttttgagttactttcacttGGCAGGTAgtttgtgaatttcaccactggatcaataaagtctcatctttatccactttaatacatcatagattattcgtaatattttgtataattaatatgaatatacaAACTAACTAAAGCTATGTAACACGTACAgtaggcaagtaggagaaaatgaaaatactccattaaaagtaccttacagttgtattaaAGTACGGCATAGTTAGGCCTACTTTCCACCGTTGATAAAATGCAATGGTATTTACatgtagcaagcctaaacattaattcccgacatgtttctatctgtcagcagctcggacacactgctgtccgcgctgacgtaccgtcacctgttttTGGGACACAAATGTTGTCcttaccgtctctggttctggctctgatcacgggaacagtgacgggacagctCGCTTCAACGGCGTAATAGGCctaactcctgaaaataatgtccatctCGCAAATGTCTCTGCAGTCAACTCAACCATCGaatacagcaacaggaaataatactcagggctttttttcttctttttttttttacctgtgaagaaatgtttcacggtgttggtgaattcttaaataaaaacaccaCTAAATAAGTTTATAATTGGAAGATATGAATCAAATCCAGAACTGAAGTCTTGAAACtctcagagtttttttttttcttgtgaagATTGTTCCATCTTAAACTTGACTGCTGAATCACGTCAACTGAGTCAGAGTGATTTCTGAAAAAGCAAGGCTCATATTTCCTATGAAGTATTTCCTAATTCATTCCAGTGCCTTCGAGAATGTGGGAAAGTGGGAAGGTGTCAACAGTGTCAACACTCACACCCCACATACCGTAATAAAACCAGTTAAAACAGCCTACAAATCCATAACAAATGAGTTACAGACTTGCATCGTTCCTcatcattttagacatttttttgtgaaatgtgaaatgtcAATGATGaagtttgaagttttttttttgtcttcaacaGTGGTAGAAACTATCTGAAAAAGAATATTTATAAAAAGCTTTATAACTTGACCAAAGGTTTGGCTGCAGAATATTGAATTAAACACataacatatacacatacatatatggTTGGAAAAATGACCATCCAACCAATCAGGCCTGGTATTTACATTCATTCATAATGAAGGAAGGGAAAGATGGAAGAATACAGAGATGACCCTTCAGGACCAGCTTTGTCCCAAACAGAGATGACTGTAAATGGTTGTGAGGAACAACAGAAGGCTGATGAACGGCGAGAACACACACAGGACGTCAGTGCACTTAGCTTGCTCCGACTCTCCAGCCATCGCACATTAATTACAGCGTGACTTATGTTTACAGTGAGGGGCAGCAACCAGGGTCTCTGTCTGCAGCCAACCTTAAAAGTCAAAACACAACACCTCTCTGGGAGttcaaccacagctgctcatCTCTGCTGCAGACAAAAGGGAGCTGGCAGATTCTAAAAACAACAAACCACTTAAGTATTGCCAAGGCTTGGAAACTACAACACCCACTGGAATGTCCTGCAGTTCGCAGTGAATCATGGGATGTACTAGCCGTCCCTGCACGGTTTATAGTGTTCTTAAATGTCCTAAAGGTAATTCATTTATTGCAAATGCATTTAATAGTTATTATATGTCCGTGGTTACTGGAGCTTAAAGTGTACTTGTTAGTGTATGACTAAGCTACAACACAGAACATGTCACAAAATACCTTAACTTACCTCTACACTCATCTTGAAACATGATTCAGCACTTAAAGTCACACACAAATGGGAAAAGCCTTTTTGCCCACTATTCCTAAAACAACAAGTGCTAAaacattgacatttttattaGATCAGACTTCATATATTGTAACAAATTGCATTTACTTCCTGTTGAATACTGAATAGTTATTGGTTGCTTCAGCAGCTCTAAATACAGGTGTTAATGTAACCAAATATGCACTGAGGATGGGATCCATTGCTCAAGACAACaagtaattattttcattgtcgttTACGCTCCAAAATGTCAAGACATAGCCCAGAGcctaaggcaaggcaaggcaaggcaaggcagctttatttgtatagcacatttcagcaacagggcaattcaaagtgctttacataaaacattaaagagcagttaaaaacgataaaaaaaaaataaaaacgattaaaaaaattaaaaacagataaaagacGAGAATAcaatttacagtgcagtataacaaCAAGTTAACCGAGTCCAACTCGGGCCTCCCAGAGGACttatgttttctgttgcaactcAGGTTCCAAACCTGGCCTCCCAGACGACTTAATTTAGCCAGTCCAACTCAAGCCTCCCAGAGGACTTATACTTTAACTCTTTTTCTGTTGCAACACAGGTTCCAAACCTGGCCTCCCAGAGGACTtataaattaacaattatttaaagaaaggcaacatcaaaaagaaagatttcagccttgatttgaaagaactgagagttgcgacggacctgcagttttctgggagtttgttccagatatgtggagcataaaaactgaacgctgcttccccctgtttagttctgactctggggacagcaaacagacctgtcccagacgacctgagaggtctggctGGTTCGTAATGTATTAGcagataaaaaatgtattttggccctaaaccgtttagtgatttataaaccagcaaaagtattttgaaataaattctttgaggcactggaggccagtgtaaagacttcagaactggagtgatgtgatccactttcttggtcttagtgaggagcAGCAGtcttctgaatcagctgcagctgtctgagtgattttttagggagacctgtaaagacaccgttacagtagtcaagtctactgaagataaaagcatggacaactttttccaaatcctgctgagacataagtcctttaacccttgatatattcttaagttggtaataggctgactttgtaattgtaTTAATGTGGCTGTTGATATTCAgatctgagtccatgactacaccaagatttctggctttgtctgttgtttttaacattgtcattaaaaacaacagaaaaggtGACGTCTTCATATTATCAAAAGCCCAAAGACATCCAAAGGCTATAGTATTTGTCCAACATCACCCGAATGTGTCCTCTGTGAGCTGCTCTCATTTGAACATATCAAGTTGGATTTAAAATTATATGAAACAAAGAATCCTCCTTTGTGAGaggtatttttttcataaaatgaaaGGGTTTTGCTCTTTTAAAATGGATCAAACCGATTGTTTataattaggggtccaagcccgagggggcaTGGGAACCGCGTAATGCAAGGCATCGCGGTTCACATCTCCAACGGAGCATGGAACCctgttgtttttctaaggattatttttattcttctccgcctaaaactccgactaCAGCCTTAAGCGTACATGgtggggagttgccattttcaggactggtccaaaacTCTGCAAAGACCTCAGGCGCAAACATTGACCtacttccaccactaggtggtgctatagcagaaaaaaacgcgtttggccctataactcccacaccgGACATTCAAAAACTATACATCTACGTGTTCCCTagatccaactgaatcacgtgatataggccacgcccatttcttttatgcgtgaaaaatcgcgatttatcaaaaacttactttttcgaactcctcctagatcgtgcgaccgatctgcacgaaacttggaccgtaGCATCTCCAGATTGACCTGACATAAAGTTGTAAAAAGAATttttatacgataaaaattgcgcatataacgcacTAACTAATGcgtgtagctaactatgaaaacaccaactttgccacaTCTCGGCCAAAATAAAAGCTATCAACGCCAAACTTTAGATTCTTCTTTGTCATTCTTTGCCTTCTGGAGAGCCCCCACGTGTTGTATGAAATttggtcactagggggcgctacaagtacaaaaagtttatatctcatgagcggctcatccgatttatacaaAATTTGATAGGTACCATTTagggccaatcctgaggccaaccCTAGAGTGGGGTACCAAGGGGTTAAAGTGGGCGTGACCTATAGGACCCATGTCTAAATttaccacttacactaatgtgaacaactttaaatttacagggtagatggacaatgggtcatggaccacacctaccaaaaatcacacatgtggaccactaggtggcgctataatgtttttttgtctttaacttccacattacacattagaaattcttacatccacaTGTTCCTTGAATTAAGCTGAATTACCTGATATAGGCCATGCCCATTTCTGCTTAAAAGTTTTTTAGCAATATCGAGCAATGCGCAAAATCAACTTTTCCGACCTCGCCCTAGGCCATGTGAcggatctgcacgaaaccttgTAGATAGCATCTCCAGATAGACCTGACCAAAAGTTGTACAAAGAATTTTGCTTTGAAGTATGCGCATTTGACGACCAAACAAATTTTCatagctagctaccacacacatatcatatcatatctcggccaaattaaCATTTATCAGCAAAGAACTTGAGATGCTTGTTCAACATCCCACTAcgatgctctgtaccaaatttggacAAGATTGGccgtttatttgttttggccaataactcaatgcaattaaatgggaaatttgcaattgcaatatctctgcctcagtaaaagcaatcaacacaaaacttgTGATGCTCGTTTGGCATGCTGCtctgaggctctgtaccaaatgtggtgaagatcggccattagggggcgctatagtcAACGTATAACAGTTTGGGCCTTTTAACCCCTTCTGAGGTCGAGCATGTTGTATACAACGCCAAACGGCACTTCTGATTCATAACTTTATAATTTCATAATGATAAATAGTCGAAAATTAGGGTCTTTTggagctaaaagctaacagtTGCCCCTTcctgctgatgtttttttttggtcttccTAGCCCTTACAGAAGGTTTTGCATCCAGCCTGGAAGTCCAGAGTTTTTCGGGTCTTTGAGCCCTgttaatcaatgttaatggCATATTTGCAGTGGGAATGTAAcacagaccttgcagctcacacttcTCAAGATTTACTGATGTTTGCCTCCTACCATTATGTTTTGGGTTTTGCTTTTGCGTGCTCCCCTGGTTTTCTACAATAAACAGACTTCTTAACCTGCCTGACAAAGTTTCTACAACCTTCACAGTGGACAAATACAactctttttctcactttttcaatccaaaatcaacatGAATCATAGGCGCCGATACCATGGGTgctcgagcacccacggaaaatactgaccacccacgtgtgccagactaccagtattcatttaaaattaaacattgcagttggtgctaagtggatcGTCTGTCATAGTGCGATTGGTTATGTTGGTGGCATTGAtacttaatttcccacgaagctgattgcggttacgtgtcagttaaaattttcatctccaatcctatctgtatttgtgagaattGGCGCAGTCCTGAGTTAAAAGCCAACTTTACAGCTAAATTATTGAGTTAATAGGAGTGTGTGTTCGCGTcagccgctgtccatttcctaaggtactgaaatgcaaacaatttttgactacttttatttttttttaaagggcgtgCCCCTGTGAGCACCCACAGAAGAAAActaaatcggcgcctatgacaccatttacaacaacctgaccaCCTCTCCTGCTCCTTCAACCACCACACctgcctccccccccacccgctcagtcactctctcatttctctctgctgtcccctgtggtcaggggggttaagtagtttgtttattgtagatAATTGTTAAAGGTAGTTTGTACATGC is part of the Perca flavescens isolate YP-PL-M2 chromosome 9, PFLA_1.0, whole genome shotgun sequence genome and harbors:
- the LOC114561152 gene encoding prostaglandin E2 receptor EP4 subtype; its protein translation is MKLPEKLPLLNPYLLFQGVKKEMHSQIHNRPKGISLTHTGLWVYLAMESPNLTHGSVSMNDTLVQNSQTTSVETAIALPIFMFAGGAIGNLIAIIVLSVSIQERKSSAFYTLVCGLAVTDLLGTCLASPLTIANYLDPNVLKDHHVCEFHSFLLLFFGLTGLSIICAMAAERYLAICCPYTYQRWGVDRRFAQKFLFFIYISHIFFCCLPMMGMSVSKLQKSGTWCFIDWWTQHNNKPLAAAYSVLYGAVSLLLILGTIVLNLAVCGALLLMRQRTVRRTVTRSSVRDRWRALSSAAETQMIAVLVTTSAVVLACSAPLVVRVFANCFMLKNDPKADLAAIRIASVNPILDPWIYILLRRSLFRRLLSLSRQGSSTSRGSSPSTQRDSFYPDLMRDSHVFTQLMCNTNIITQLPATVKFTAYNTESQT